In Chroogloeocystis siderophila 5.2 s.c.1, the DNA window TTCGCCAAATAAGCGAATATTTTGAAATGTTCTAGCAATTCCTTTAGAGGCAATTTGGTGCGGGCGGAGTTTTAAAATTTCTTGACCACAATACAAAAGTTTTCCACTCGAAGGTTGAATTAAACCTGTCATTAAGTTAAAAAGTGTCGTTTTACCAGCACCGTTAGGACCAATTAAACCAAAAATTTCATGTTTATTAACAGTAAATGAAACTTGATTGACGGCAACTAAACCACCAAAATGCCGTGTTAGCTGCTGTGCTTCTAATATAGGCTCATTATGCTTTAAATCTACTTCTTCATCCATGCTTTTATCCCTCGTCCCTTAAACAATTCTGGCGTGACTAAGCCTTGAGGGAAAAATATTGTACCAAGGACAATTAGCAATCCAAAAATAATTAAACGACCGTCGCGGAGAAATTGCGCTAAGGCGATAGGTAAACCTGGAGTATCGGAGATCGCTCTTAACACTTCGGGTAATGCTGTAAATACCATACCACCTAACACAGGTCCAATAAAGATTCTGGAACCACCAATTAACACAAAAGTTAAATAGATGATACTTGCATCAAAGGTTCCTTGACGTGCATTCCAGGTGTTGAGGAAATGCGCGCTAATAGCGCCTACCATTCCTGCTAAAATTGCGCCTAGGGTAAACGCTAGAACTTTGTAGTAAGTCGGGTTAATCGCCATTGCATCGGCGGCGAGTTCATCTTCGCGAATCGCAGCGAAAGCCCTACCAACGTGAATTTTTTCTAGACGGTAGAGAAAGAATACACTGACTAAAAGTAAAGGGATTGTAATCCACAAATACTCAATTGTGGTTTGAAACGGTTGAGGAATGCCAAAAATACCTACTGCACCGCCAGTAATTTCGAGATTGAGCGAAACAACGCGTAATATTTCAACAAAAGCAATTGTGGCGATCGCTAAATAAATTCCGCGTAGCCGCAGCGCCGGAATTCCGACGATGACGCCTAGTATCCCACACACTATTCCCGCGATGAGTATTTCTAAAAGTAATAGGGAAATGGGAAATAAACCTTCGGGAGTAGAAAATACTTGCGTTGATAAAATTGCAGCAATATATCCTCCTAAAGCATAAAAGCCTGGACTTGCTAAAGATAATTGTCCTGCCATGAGGGGTAAGTATAGCGATAGCCCTAGCATTGCCCCAATTATCATTGAGACAATTAAAAACCCATAGGTATCTAAGAAACCGTCCATGAGTCCTCAGACAATTGTTATATGAAGAGGTATTCTCCCATAAAAACTAGTGAAGCTACCGCAGTTGCAAAGTTATTTATATTAGCTATGTAACTGAATTCCACGAATTGAGTAATCTAATAACTCCATTGGATGCATCACCGCTATCTTTTTACTCTGTTGTTGCATATGTTTGGTAATTTGTAGCGTACAACCAGGATTTGCCGAAGCAACCAACTCTGCACCTGTATTTAAGAGATTTTGGACTTTTTGTTTACCTAATTCGTCAGCAACTTCGGGTTGTAGCATATTGTATACGCCTGCACTTCCACAGCATAATGCTGCATCAAGAGGTTCTCTAAGTTGTACACCAGGAATTTGTCGAAGTAACTGGCGTGGTTGGATACTAATTTTTTGCCCGTGTAGTAAGTGACACGCATCTTGATAAACCAAAGTGAGTGGTTTTTCAGTTAGGGGTGAAAGTTTTGCTGTTAAACCAACATTAGCGAGAAACTCTTGGGCATCTTTAACGTTTGCGGCAAAATCTTTAGCTTTATCGTGGTATTCTGGATCTTCTTGCAATAAATGTCCGTACTCTTTTAGCGTATGACCGCAGCCAGCGGCGTTAATAATCACTGCATCTACGCCAGTATCAGCGAAGCTATCAATCATTTGTCGCG includes these proteins:
- a CDS encoding branched-chain amino acid ABC transporter permease, with translation MDGFLDTYGFLIVSMIIGAMLGLSLYLPLMAGQLSLASPGFYALGGYIAAILSTQVFSTPEGLFPISLLLLEILIAGIVCGILGVIVGIPALRLRGIYLAIATIAFVEILRVVSLNLEITGGAVGIFGIPQPFQTTIEYLWITIPLLLVSVFFLYRLEKIHVGRAFAAIREDELAADAMAINPTYYKVLAFTLGAILAGMVGAISAHFLNTWNARQGTFDASIIYLTFVLIGGSRIFIGPVLGGMVFTALPEVLRAISDTPGLPIALAQFLRDGRLIIFGLLIVLGTIFFPQGLVTPELFKGRGIKAWMKK